AAAGCCCCTGAATTATCAGAGGCTTAGACTATCTATATGGCGGAGGTGGTGGGATTCGAACTCACGAACGGTTTAACCCGTTGCCGGTTTTCAAGACCGGTGCCTTCAACCACTCGGCCACACCTCCAGTTGAGAGTTATGCATTATATAGAGTAGGAAATAAAATGCAAACTCTTTTTATCATCTGGTTAAAAATTCAGCATTTCGAATCATTAACCCACAAATCCTTAATCAACCACCGCGATGCGAAGCGTGTTGGTGCCGCCTTCTACGTAGTTAAGAGATCCGCGAGTAATGATGATTCGATCGCCGGTTTCGACCGCGTTATGCGCTTTTAGTACGCTAATGATTTCAGCGGTCATCTCTTCATCGCTTGCGTGTTTAACATCGACGCCAATGGGGTTCACCCCGCAGCACACAGTGAGTTTATTGCAGGTTTTTGTGTGACGGGTAAAGGCGTAGATCGGCAGATTTGAGCTAATGCGACTCATTAAGAGCGCCGTGGTGCCCGTTTCGGTTAAACATGCTACTGCTTGAACGTCGTATTGGTTCGCAAGGAAGATCGATGACATTGCAATTGCTTCATCGGTGCGTTTGAATTTTTTCTTACGCTGTAACAGATCAAGATTGGAGTAGATCGGCACGATTTCACTCTCGGCCCCAATGCAGATCTCCGCCATCGCTTTCACCGTTTCAACGGGATATTTACCCGCCGCACTCTCTGCTGAAAGCATCACCGCATCCGTCCCATCGAGTACTGCGTTGGCAACGTCCATCACTTCCGCGCGGGTTGGCGATTGGTTTTCGATCATCGATTCCATCATCTGCGTAGCGGTAATGACAAAACGGTTAAATTGACGCGCCTTTTTGATAAAGCGTTTTTGCACGCCCATCAATTTTGCATCGCCAATCTCAACCGCAAGGTCACCCCGAGCAATCATAATGCCGTCGGACACTTTTAAGATTTCATCAATATTATCGAGCGCTTCAGTACGTTCAATTTTCGCGACGATCGAGGCATTCGAGCCCGCCGCATTTAACAGCTCGCGCGCTTCTAACATATCATCGGCAGAACGGGGAAACGACACAGCGATAAAATCGGTATCAAATCCGGCTGCACAAATCAGGTCTTCTTTATCTTTATCGGTGAGCGCCGCCGTTGAGAGCCCGCCCCCTTTTAAGTTGATTCCTTTACGATCGGAGAGCGTACCCGGTACCACCACAATGGTATGCACCTCGTTCTCTTTAATCATCTCAACTTCAAGTACGATTTTTCCATCATCCAAGAGAAGCACATCTTTCGGCTTCACATCTTGAGTCAATTCTTTATAGGAGATACCAACGCGCTCAACGGTTCCTTCATTTTCATCAAGGGTATTATCTAGGATAAAACGCTGACCTTCTTTAAGCTCAACCGGACCCTCTTTAAAGCGATCAATTCTGATTTTAGGGCCTTGTAAATCCGATAAAACCCCTACTTGAAGATCGAGCCGTTTAGCGATTTCGCGCACCTTTTTCGCGCGAGCTATGTGTTCATCATGAGTGCCGTGAGAAAAGTTAAGGCGAACGACATTCACCCCCGCTTTAATAAGTGCTTCCAACACGCCCTCTTTATCAGTAGATGGGCCAAGCGTTGCAACAATTTTGGTTCGGCGAAGCATAGATTTCTCCTTGTTTTTATCGGTGATAAATGATGAGTGAGTTGCTCATATATTCGAGAATATCCGCCCGACCACTCCCATCGAGCGTCTTTTAAGTATAGTATAACGCTTTCATAAACTTAGCGAGGATTATCGATTCGTCCTCACAATTGAACTCAACTGCGGTATAATGGGGGAATATAATTCAATTCCCAATACGCTCTTATCAATATGTCGATAAAGGTCTGGTCTGGGAGGTTTTCAATTCAGCAAAGCAATCGAGATCCCATATGAATAAAATTTTTAATGAAGCGCTCATCGCCAAATATGATAAAGCGGGGCCCCGTTACACCTCGTATCCTACGGCGGTTCAATTTACCGATGCCTTCACCAATGAAGATTACATCGAAGCTGCGCGCCTTTCCAATGAGAATAACACGCCGCTATCGCTCTATTTCCACGTGCCGTTTTGCGCGACGATCTGTTTTTATTGCGGCTGTAATAAAATTATTACCAATAACCGTAAACGCTCGGAGCCCTATTTAGAGCGCCTTTTCCAAGAGATTGAGCGTCAAAGCGCCCTATTTCCCAATCGTGCGCCGGTCAAACAGCTCCACTGGGGTGGCGGTACCCCGACCTTTTTAAGCCAAGAACAGATGCAAGCGCTGATGGATAAAACCCGCGAGCATTTCAATCTGTTGCCCGATGATGAAGGGGAATACTCCATTGAGGTTGACCCCCGTGAAGCCAATGCCGATACGGTGCGCTTCCTTCGCTCAATCGGCTTTAACCGCTTAAGTATGGGCGTGCAAGATTTCGATCCGCAAGTGCAAAAAGCGGTGAATCGCATTCAACCTAAAGAGATCACCCTTGAAACCTTAAATGCCGCGCGCGAATGTGGCTTTAGCTCCATCTCGATCGACCTCATTTACGGGCTTCCCTTCCAAACGGTGGAAACCTTTGAGAAAACCATCGACGAGGTATTAGAACTCTCGCCCGATCGTCTCTCGGTCTTTAACTACGCGCATATGCCCCATCTCTTTAAAACGCAAAAGCAGATGAATGAAGCGGATATGCCAACGCCTGATGAAAAACTGGCGATTCTTAAGATGATTATCGAGCGCCTCACCGAGGCCGGCTATATCTATATTGGGATGGACCATTTCGCCAAACCCACCGATACGCTCGCCATTGCGCAAAAAGAGGGGAATCTCTATCGTAACTTCCAAGGTTACAGCACCCATTCGGACTGCGATCTCATTGGTATGGGAATCTCCTCCATCTCGCAAATTGGCCGCATCTATTCGCAAAATGCCAAAGTGATGCCAGAGTATGAAGCAATGATCGACGAGGGCACGCTCTCCATTCAGCGCGGAGTGAAACTCACGGAAGATGATGTGATCCGTCGCCACGTGATTAGCGAAATCATGTGTAACTTAAAACTCGATCTTGATGTGATTAGCGAAAAATTCAATATCGATGCGCGCGAATACTTTAAAGACGATCTTCCTGAACTTGATGCAATGCAGGACGATGGATTAATCCTCATTAAAGATGGCATCTACTACGTCCAAGATGCAGGGCGTCTCTTAATTCGTAACATTGGAATGGTCTTTGACGCTTATTTGAAGAAAAATGATAATCGCTTCTCGCGAGTGATTTAATCATTCTCACGCTTCATTTTTGGAAAATCGCGCCGTTTTGGTAAAATTTTCCTGTATAAAAAGAATGCACGAAAACGCCCTGTCGACAATTGATCGCTCGGCGTTTTTTTATGGGTTTGTAAAATCAATTAAGCAAAATCACACAAATCGCGCACGAAAATTGCGCCACTTATCCACACTGCGCAACGGAATGATCGTTATATAAGTCGGTGAAATTATAGCTTTTTTGAATGGATCACATTAAATTGTTCGATTTATGATCACAGGGATTTGCCAACAAAAAAAAGCTGTGATAACTTTGAATCAATATCAAATTGAGTTAAATCATTCACAAACAACAATAATTACTAATAAATCAAGGTTTAACGCGGAATTATCCGACAATACTTACCATAATCACAACAATTTAAATACCGATCCAATCATCAGAGCGATGATTAACTCAATCAACGATAGATAAATACTCATATACAAACGAGGCGATCACAATCGCTCATGCATACTGACCTATCCGGTCGCTATGCTCGTGATACATACGTAAAAATTAATAACAATAAACCATACCAATAATAACGATCACGCAACAAGGAGGCTTATCATGTCAGAACGTCCAATCGAGGACCGTCAGTTTGATGAGATGGTCGATCGAATTTACAATGACCCCCGCTTTAAAGAGGTGGTCCGCAAAAAGCAACGCTTTAGTCTATGGCTACTGCTCTTTTCCCTCGGACTCTATATTTTACTCATTCTATTTGTGGGCTTTGCGCCCGATCTTGTTGGAAAACCCATCACACCACAAATGGTGACGACCTGGGGCATTCCCGCAGGCTTCTTTTTGATTATTTGGACCATTGGACTGACGGCGTTTTATGTGCATAAAACCAATACCGTCTACGATCCAATGACCGCGGATTTATTAAAGGAGATCGCAAATGGAAAAGAAAAATAAGATCAATAAATTATTATGGCTTGCGGTCACCTTAATCGGAGTCAGCTCCATTGGATCGGTTGCATTTGCCCAACACGATGTCACGGCCGAAGGGAAAAACTGGACGGCGATCATCATGTTCTTCGTCTTTGTTCTGGCAACGCTCTATATCACCTATTGGGCGGCAAACCGCACTAAATCAGCCTCAGACTTCTACACCGCAGGTGGTGGAATTTCTGGCTTTCAAAACGGTCTTGCGATCGCAGGGGATTACCTCTCATCGGCATCGTTCCTTGGGATTTCAGCACTGGTATTCCTATCGGGGTATGACGGGCTGATCTACTCCTTCGGATTTTTTATCGGTTGGCCGGTGATTCTCTTTTTAATGGCGGAACGTTTCCGAAATCTCGGGCGCTTCACCTTTGCCGACGTTACCGCATTTAGACTTAAACAGACCCCCATTCGAATTTTAGCAGTCTTTTCAACGCTCACCATCGTCATGCTCTATCTCATTGCACAGATGGTTGGGGCTGGAAAATTGATCGAGCTCCTCTTTGGGCTTAACTACAATATCGCGGTCTTTATCGTGGGAATTTTGATGATGCTCTACGTCCTCTTTGGCGGCATGCTCGCAACGACGTGGGTACAGATGATCAAAGCGGTTCTTATCCTTGTGGGTGCGACCTTTATGTCAATCGTTGTCTTAACGTGGGTTGGTTTTAACTTAGAAACCCTCTTTGCAAAAGCAACGGAAGTGCATCCAGCTGGAAAAGAGTTAATGAAACCCGGTCTTGCCTATCCAAACCCAATCGATTCAATCTCGCTTGGCGTAGGATTAATGCTCGGTACGGCAGGTCTACCTCACATCTTAATGCGATTCTTTACCGTAAAAGATGCGAAAGAAGCGCGTAAATCGGCACTCTATGCCTCAACCTTTATCGGTTATTTCTATCTACTGATGTTCATCATAGGATTTGGTGCGATTTTATACGTAATGAATCAACCCGCATATACCACAGCAGATGGCTCAATTATCGGTGGAACCAACATGGTAGCAATCCACTTATCGCAAGCCGTCGGTGGCAATATGTTCTTAGGCTTTATGTCAGCGGTGACCTTCGCAACGCTGGTAGCGGTTGTAGCAGGCCTTACGCTTTCGGGTGCTTCGGCAATCAGCCATGACTTCTACGCGAACGTGATCAAAAAAGGCAAACCGGTGATGAAAACAGAGCTCTTAATCTCTCGTTTAACCACAGCGACGCTCGGAATCTTAGCGATTTTACTTGGGGTTCTCTTTGAGCATCAAAACGTTGCCTTCTTAGTGGGTCTAGCCTTTGCCATCGCATCATCGGCGAACTTCCCGCTCCTCTTCTTATCAATGTATTGGAGCAAGCTCACCACAAAAGGCGCGGTAGCAGGCGGCGCGGCGGGACTTATCACTGCCGTGACGATGATTCTCTTTAGCCCGGCGGTTTGGGTCACGGTTCTTGGCAATGAACAAGCGCTCTTCCCATACAATAACCCAGCGCTCTTCTCAATTCCGATCGCGTTTATTGTGACCTTCTTAGTCTCAACATTCGATAACTCGGCGCAGGCTGAAAAAGAACGCTCGCTCTTTAAGGCACAATACGTACGCTCACAAATGGGCGGGGCTGAAATCTCTGAAGCGATCCAACAATATCGCCAAGTGAATCACCCAGAGTTTTTGGAAGAACAAGCCGCAAAACATCAATAACGAGGTTCATGACATGATCACACCTGTTCCCTGTGATCAATGACGAAGCAGCGCTCAACTCCCCTAGGGTTGGGCGCTTTTTATTACCCCCCCATCCCCCCCCGTTCGCCCTTTATAATCAGCATGATTCAAAAATTCAAAGCGCAAAATGCTTGAAGTTAGGCGAATGATCCTTACAATAATGACTCTATAATTAATCCATACTGATCGATAGAAAGGACTGAGATGACATACTATATTGGCGCACATGTTAGCGCAGCAGGCGGCGTTCATAATGCCGTAAAAAATGCTCACGCCATCGGCGCAAATGCCTTTGCCCTCTTCACGAAAAACAATCGCCGTTGGGAAGCCGCGCCGCTTAAAAAAGAGGTAATTGCCGATTATAAACGCTTCTGTAAAGTCCACGATTACGACGCAAAGCATATTCTGCCCCACGCGAGCTATCTGATTAATCCCGGACACCACGAAGCGGAAGCGCTCGAAAAGTCACGCAATGCGCTCTTAGATGAGTTTCAGCGCTGTGAACAGCTCGGGATTGAACTCATTAATTTTCATCCCGGTAGCCATCTCAATAAGCTCTCGGAAGATGAATGCCTCACGCGCATTGCCGAGTCGATCAATCTTGTGCTTGCCGAAACTAAAGGCGTTACCGCCGTGATTGAGAATACCGCCGGACAGGGCACCAATCTTGGTTTTGATTTTGAACATTTAGCCAAAATTATTGAGCAAATTGAGGATAAATCCCGCGTCGGCGTCTGCATCGATACCTGTCACGCCTTTGCCGCAGGCTATGATCTCCGTACCTTTGAGGCCGCTGAAGAAACCTTCCGTATCTTTGATGAGATCGTCGGTTTTGATTATCTTCGCGCCATGCACTTAAATGACTCAAAAGGTGCACTCGGCAGCCGGGTTGACCGTCACCATTCCCTTGGAAAAGGAGAGATCGGCACGGAAGCCTTTGCCTATATTATGCAAGACGACCGATTCCGCAATATTCCGATGATTTTAGAGACCATCGAGCCTGAGATTTGGGCCGATGAGATCGCGTGGTTACGCTCCTTAGAGCCGGCGAAATAGTTATAAGTTATTAGTCATGCGTTATAAATTATAAGATAAAACAACGCCTCTCAATGATTCGAACACTAACTAGGTCAAATCGTCGAGAGGCTTTTTATTGTTATCTCACCGATCTTAAAAGAGCGTTAAACAAACTCACCGGTAGCCATCAGTTGATCTACCCACTCCGGCACTTTTACTGCCGCCCGTCCGTAGAGCGAATAATCAAATACACTCCGATTCGCACCCGGTTCTAAATTGATCTCAAGGGTGGGGATTCCCGCCATCTTTGCCTCTGACACAAAGCCCGCTGCCGGATAGACATTGCCGGAAGTCCCGATCGCGACAAAGAGATCCGCTTTGCCGAGATGATGATAGATCTCATTCATATAGAGCGGCATCTCTCCAAACCAAACAATGTGAGGACGAAGCGGTTGCGGCCTATCGCAACATTCACACCGATCATCGGGAAGCACCGCACGATCCCACGGATAGACGCGCCCCGAGCGAACACAGCGCACTTTACGCAGCTCCCCATGCATCGGATAAACCGATTGTGAGCCCGCGCGCTGATGGAGATCGTCCACATTTTGCGTCACAATGGTGAGCGATCCGCCTCTTTTATTTAAATGAGCTTCAAGCTCGACAAGCGCATAATGAGCGGGATTGGGCTTGGTATCAGGGTCCATCAATTGCGTACGGCGTTCGTTATAAAAGCGGGTGACAAGGTCGGGATTTTCAGCATAGCCTTCCGGCGTTGCGACAACATCGACGGGATGGTTTTCCCATAATCCATCGCTCGCCCGAAATGTGGCAATCCCTGAATCGGCGGAAATCCCCGCACCGGTTAAAATCACTATATTTCGAACTCTATTGACCATTTCTACCTCTTTCTTTACACTCGTAAGTGATGAAGACAAATCCTAAAGCTATTTTAACAAATATAAAAAACTGCATGTCTCACAAAGGAGATTATTCCGCATGAAAGCCTGTTTAACATGGTTTTTAGCTCTACGCCCCGCTTACTTTTTGATCTCACTCACTACCTTTTTAATGGCGACCGCGCTCCCCTTAAAAAACGGTACTTTCCAATTCGACATTGCGATCTTAACACTGCTTGTAACGCTACTATTGCAGTCAATTAGCAATCTCTCGAATGATCTTGGCGATTATCTTAAAGGCACCGATATTCAAGAGGAGCGCCTCGGCCCATCGCAATCGCTGCAAGAAGGGAAAGTCAGCATCAAAGGGATGAAACGCGCCATTGTCATTGTAGTGATTTTAGCGATGATTGTCGGCGGTATTTTGCTCTATCGCATGGCAAAGCTCTTCCCCTCCCCGATGATTGTGGTGGCTTTTTTGCTGGGACTCGGCGGGATTATTGCGGCAATTACCTATACACTCGGAAAGAAGCCTTATGGTTACGCGGGACTTGGCGATCCCTCCGCCTTTCTCTTTTTTGGGCCCGTTGCGGTGATTGGAATCTATCTGCTTCATACCGGGGAATTTCATTTTGAACCGATTCTGCCGGCGATCTTTACCGGCGCGATTACGGCGGCCATTTTAAATGTGAATAATATTCGCGATATTGATAATGATACCGCCTCGGGGAAGATCACCATTGCGGCGCGCTTAGGCCACTATAAGTCCAGAGGTTATCACTTTTTAATTAATGGCGTTGCGATCGTGTCGATCCTGCTCTATATCTCGCTTTACACCAATATTCAGGTACAGATGATCATTCTTCCAGCGCTCATACCACTGATGTTTTTCCCCTATAGCATTGCGCAGACAAAAAGTGAGCGCCTTGACCCGTGGCTCGCCATGACCGTTGGCTATAACACACTCTTCGCAGCGCTCTTTTTTACGCTATTGACCACCATCGAGATCCACAATTAGAGCATCCATTGGACAATGGCACCGTTTTTCTAGCTATCCGATCGCCATGAGCTGTAGCGCAAACCCGATTAGCACTTGAATTACAAAGACCAGCACTAAAAAGACAAAGAACATATCCGGATCAACCCCGATATATTGCCCCATAATAAAGATCACCACCGCCGCCGCAATAAGATGGAGAAACCATGCGTTCGGGAAGATAACTCCAATCACAGCAAGCACCAACATTCCCACCGCGGTCACGCTGAGCACATTGATAAAATCATCCTTTTTCGCTCGCACATAGCGTGCGGCCACCATCATGACACCACTCATCAATAAAACCTGAATGGCAAACGTTAACACCATTTTTACAAACATATCACTCCTTTTATTTTTTTGGTTTGAGATCAAACCGAGTCTATTACAATGTTAAAGAATCGTAAAATCAATATGTTGTGGCTGATCATTTTTTAATCAAATAATCCCCATCGACCATTCCGCTAGTAAACAATTTACGCCCCGCCCGGTTACTGCTAAGATGTAGAGTCATGCACTCTTGCATGTTTTAAAAATAATAATAATTTCTATGACCACCTTCATCACCTCCTTCTTAGCGCAACTTTACGCGTCGCTCCCCTTCTTTATTTTGGTGGGGCTCGGATACTTTTTAGTGCGCGTACGGAAATGGCCGAGTTCCTTTACCGATGGGCTCACCCGCTTTCTCTTTAATATCGCCATTCCGGTGATGCTATTTGGCATTATGGCGCGTTTTTATACGCAACCAGCGGTGGATATTCGCCTGCTCTTTGCCTACTTTGGCGGATCGTTTATTGTCTATCTAATTGCAAGAGTGATTGGGCAGAAAGGATTAAAGCTCACCGGGTCTGAGGCTTCCGTTTTTGGCGTCGGGGGGATTTTCTCCAATAATGTCATGCTCGGGATTCCGCTCGTCTCCCTTTTTATCGGGCCCGAAGCGCTTCCAGTATCGGCGCTCATTATCTCGTTTAATGCTCTTTTACTGTGGAGCCTGGTTTCTATTTCAGTGGAGTGGGCAGAACATGGTTCCCCCTCACTGCGTGGCGTTTTCCAAACCTTTCGAGGCGTGCTGAAAAACCCCATTGTAATGGGCGTTGCCTCCGGCCTGATTGTCAGCAGTTTTCATCGTCCGCTTCCGAGTTTTATGCAGGAAACGCTCTCCATGGTCACCGATATGACCGCGCCCCTATCTCTCTTTGCACTGGGGCTTGGGCTTGCGGAATATAAGATCGCCGATCGCTTTAAAACAAGTCTTGGCATCTGCTTTATTAAACTCTTTCTCCATCCGCTGATTATTTGGGGCTGCGCGATCCTTCTTGATCTGCCGCCGCTTGAAACGAAAGCGATTGTGCTGCTAGGGTCGATGGCGATGGGGATGAATGTCTATCTCATGGCGCGCCGTTTCCGAGTGATTGAAGGGCCGGTGGCCTCGAGTCTTGTAATCTCAACGGTGGCCTCCGCAATCACCACGCCGCTTATTTTGCTACTGATTCCTTAGACAAAAAAAGAGCTTACAGTCCGGCTATGAGGTTGGCCATTTCTGTAAGCCCAAAGGTGGGTAGAAGGTAGAAAACATTTAATTCTGTTTAACGTTATTGATCTTCAATGCAGATCGATTCGCCGTGGAATTTTAAAAGTTTGCCGCTGCATTGATAAGGGCTCTCTTTTGCAACCATGCCCGGATGACGACACTCACTAAAACCGCTCGCATGACCATATTCTCTGCAATCAAATGCTCGGTTTGCCTCAGCAACCTGTTTTTCCACCGCATTTAAGCGCATCTCGACAAATTGGTTGGCCTCACCGCAACTATTAAACGGCGCATGATTAATGAGTTCTAAACGTAGATTGTTATATGCCACATAGACGATACGTTCATGCTCAAGCTCGTGCTCAGTAAGCGCATGATTAAGCTCATCAAACGCCTTCATCACTTCCGCACTATAGTACTCACGGCGATCGAGTTTGGGCATTTTCACCACCCCTTCCAATTTCGGATGATGCACAATCACATGACATTGCCGTCCATCGCGCTCATACTCAACCGAGTTACGAAAATCGATGGTGTAAGCATAAGACGCGGCGTAGTGACGGCCCTTCCGCTGATTAATCACAATTGGCGATGCTTCCACCATGCTCTTCTCAATCAGCTCTGCGCTTTGCGGGTTGATGCGATAATATTCATACCGCCGAATAAGATCGATCCCATAGACCGGCTCAAGCAGTGTCAACGCACAGAGCCCGACTATAGTGCGAAGAAGTCGTTGTTGCATTCCATTCATGATGCGCCTCCACAGTAAAGATCAATGATTAAAAGGGGTCTTTTTATTCACCTATAGTGTAGTGGATTTTGTCGACTTTTATATTTGAAATAATAAATAAAGCACACCTGAAATTGAACGGATATTCAATAATATATCGACTTATTCGGCATAATTCCAGCCAATAAATAATCAATATATTAGAGGTTTACATAGATGGATTTGCATATAAAATAGGCATTTCTATTTGTAAGGAGAGTGTGGATTTTTGTCGATCTTGATTAAGAAAAAGCACACTATTTAATAATATGGATTAAATAATGTTAAACCTTTATTAATTCTCTTTAT
The window above is part of the Ignatzschineria sp. RMDPL8A genome. Proteins encoded here:
- a CDS encoding DUF485 domain-containing protein is translated as MSERPIEDRQFDEMVDRIYNDPRFKEVVRKKQRFSLWLLLFSLGLYILLILFVGFAPDLVGKPITPQMVTTWGIPAGFFLIIWTIGLTAFYVHKTNTVYDPMTADLLKEIANGKEK
- the hemN gene encoding oxygen-independent coproporphyrinogen III oxidase, translating into MNKIFNEALIAKYDKAGPRYTSYPTAVQFTDAFTNEDYIEAARLSNENNTPLSLYFHVPFCATICFYCGCNKIITNNRKRSEPYLERLFQEIERQSALFPNRAPVKQLHWGGGTPTFLSQEQMQALMDKTREHFNLLPDDEGEYSIEVDPREANADTVRFLRSIGFNRLSMGVQDFDPQVQKAVNRIQPKEITLETLNAARECGFSSISIDLIYGLPFQTVETFEKTIDEVLELSPDRLSVFNYAHMPHLFKTQKQMNEADMPTPDEKLAILKMIIERLTEAGYIYIGMDHFAKPTDTLAIAQKEGNLYRNFQGYSTHSDCDLIGMGISSISQIGRIYSQNAKVMPEYEAMIDEGTLSIQRGVKLTEDDVIRRHVISEIMCNLKLDLDVISEKFNIDAREYFKDDLPELDAMQDDGLILIKDGIYYVQDAGRLLIRNIGMVFDAYLKKNDNRFSRVI
- the cobB gene encoding Sir2 family NAD+-dependent deacetylase — protein: MVNRVRNIVILTGAGISADSGIATFRASDGLWENHPVDVVATPEGYAENPDLVTRFYNERRTQLMDPDTKPNPAHYALVELEAHLNKRGGSLTIVTQNVDDLHQRAGSQSVYPMHGELRKVRCVRSGRVYPWDRAVLPDDRCECCDRPQPLRPHIVWFGEMPLYMNEIYHHLGKADLFVAIGTSGNVYPAAGFVSEAKMAGIPTLEINLEPGANRSVFDYSLYGRAAVKVPEWVDQLMATGEFV
- a CDS encoding AEC family transporter gives rise to the protein MTTFITSFLAQLYASLPFFILVGLGYFLVRVRKWPSSFTDGLTRFLFNIAIPVMLFGIMARFYTQPAVDIRLLFAYFGGSFIVYLIARVIGQKGLKLTGSEASVFGVGGIFSNNVMLGIPLVSLFIGPEALPVSALIISFNALLLWSLVSISVEWAEHGSPSLRGVFQTFRGVLKNPIVMGVASGLIVSSFHRPLPSFMQETLSMVTDMTAPLSLFALGLGLAEYKIADRFKTSLGICFIKLFLHPLIIWGCAILLDLPPLETKAIVLLGSMAMGMNVYLMARRFRVIEGPVASSLVISTVASAITTPLILLLIP
- a CDS encoding DUF922 domain-containing protein, translated to MNGMQQRLLRTIVGLCALTLLEPVYGIDLIRRYEYYRINPQSAELIEKSMVEASPIVINQRKGRHYAASYAYTIDFRNSVEYERDGRQCHVIVHHPKLEGVVKMPKLDRREYYSAEVMKAFDELNHALTEHELEHERIVYVAYNNLRLELINHAPFNSCGEANQFVEMRLNAVEKQVAEANRAFDCREYGHASGFSECRHPGMVAKESPYQCSGKLLKFHGESICIEDQ
- the pyk gene encoding pyruvate kinase, whose translation is MLRRTKIVATLGPSTDKEGVLEALIKAGVNVVRLNFSHGTHDEHIARAKKVREIAKRLDLQVGVLSDLQGPKIRIDRFKEGPVELKEGQRFILDNTLDENEGTVERVGISYKELTQDVKPKDVLLLDDGKIVLEVEMIKENEVHTIVVVPGTLSDRKGINLKGGGLSTAALTDKDKEDLICAAGFDTDFIAVSFPRSADDMLEARELLNAAGSNASIVAKIERTEALDNIDEILKVSDGIMIARGDLAVEIGDAKLMGVQKRFIKKARQFNRFVITATQMMESMIENQSPTRAEVMDVANAVLDGTDAVMLSAESAAGKYPVETVKAMAEICIGAESEIVPIYSNLDLLQRKKKFKRTDEAIAMSSIFLANQYDVQAVACLTETGTTALLMSRISSNLPIYAFTRHTKTCNKLTVCCGVNPIGVDVKHASDEEMTAEIISVLKAHNAVETGDRIIITRGSLNYVEGGTNTLRIAVVD
- a CDS encoding cation acetate symporter — its product is MEKKNKINKLLWLAVTLIGVSSIGSVAFAQHDVTAEGKNWTAIIMFFVFVLATLYITYWAANRTKSASDFYTAGGGISGFQNGLAIAGDYLSSASFLGISALVFLSGYDGLIYSFGFFIGWPVILFLMAERFRNLGRFTFADVTAFRLKQTPIRILAVFSTLTIVMLYLIAQMVGAGKLIELLFGLNYNIAVFIVGILMMLYVLFGGMLATTWVQMIKAVLILVGATFMSIVVLTWVGFNLETLFAKATEVHPAGKELMKPGLAYPNPIDSISLGVGLMLGTAGLPHILMRFFTVKDAKEARKSALYASTFIGYFYLLMFIIGFGAILYVMNQPAYTTADGSIIGGTNMVAIHLSQAVGGNMFLGFMSAVTFATLVAVVAGLTLSGASAISHDFYANVIKKGKPVMKTELLISRLTTATLGILAILLGVLFEHQNVAFLVGLAFAIASSANFPLLFLSMYWSKLTTKGAVAGGAAGLITAVTMILFSPAVWVTVLGNEQALFPYNNPALFSIPIAFIVTFLVSTFDNSAQAEKERSLFKAQYVRSQMGGAEISEAIQQYRQVNHPEFLEEQAAKHQ
- the nfo gene encoding deoxyribonuclease IV; amino-acid sequence: MTYYIGAHVSAAGGVHNAVKNAHAIGANAFALFTKNNRRWEAAPLKKEVIADYKRFCKVHDYDAKHILPHASYLINPGHHEAEALEKSRNALLDEFQRCEQLGIELINFHPGSHLNKLSEDECLTRIAESINLVLAETKGVTAVIENTAGQGTNLGFDFEHLAKIIEQIEDKSRVGVCIDTCHAFAAGYDLRTFEAAEETFRIFDEIVGFDYLRAMHLNDSKGALGSRVDRHHSLGKGEIGTEAFAYIMQDDRFRNIPMILETIEPEIWADEIAWLRSLEPAK
- the menA gene encoding 1,4-dihydroxy-2-naphthoate octaprenyltransferase produces the protein MKACLTWFLALRPAYFLISLTTFLMATALPLKNGTFQFDIAILTLLVTLLLQSISNLSNDLGDYLKGTDIQEERLGPSQSLQEGKVSIKGMKRAIVIVVILAMIVGGILLYRMAKLFPSPMIVVAFLLGLGGIIAAITYTLGKKPYGYAGLGDPSAFLFFGPVAVIGIYLLHTGEFHFEPILPAIFTGAITAAILNVNNIRDIDNDTASGKITIAARLGHYKSRGYHFLINGVAIVSILLYISLYTNIQVQMIILPALIPLMFFPYSIAQTKSERLDPWLAMTVGYNTLFAALFFTLLTTIEIHN